The sequence CTCAATTTTATTTTGGCGTACAGAACTGGAACAGTTTGAATCTGAACAGCTACAGTTAAAAGACTGTCATAGAAAATTGATTGTTTATTTTGACTTTAGATGCTTGAAATAGTGGAGGTGTGGAGAatgattttgttttttatatttttgatttaagaaCAGTgattgtgtaaattgcatgttCTTAACGAATTGATGGTGCATCCCATATATTTCCTTGATGAATGTAAATGCCTGCGCTAGCCATTCAAGTGATGATGGAAAAGTAGAGTGTTTTTGTGGTAGGTACTTAATATTGTCTCAGttctgtggatttttttttgcaaaggttatgttcttgaaattttttttttcgaagatgCTAGACTGTGATAAACTAGGTGATCGTAACAAAATTAAGTTATGGTTAGGCCAGTcacttttaaaatactaaaataccaTAAAATGTATGAATCCTCACAACATAAGGGTTTTTATGCCAACTGAAATCAGGAAAATTTTTGTAGTAATAAAGGGTTTAAACAAGTAAATATTGAtggaaaattattaaaactgcTATAAATAATCTGTtcaagttattttttatattttcgttCAATTCTCTCATTAATGTTTTCATCCTATATTTGCCACGATTATCCCTCGCCAATAACGAGTCTCTTCCAGAATAAAGTTAGACTCTTAAAAAACCCTTTCACAGGATAGCATTTGTAGTGCTCAAAAACACCATATTTTTTTTGATTTGCAACTTTGATTTACCTCACAATTTGAAACGTCCTGTTGGCGAGTCGAGAAGCAACGTGAGGTGTCTCCCCCAGAACTAGAGGCAGCCGAGGCCACCACCGTACCTGCTGTAGATCCGGCAGGTGGAGTTGTTGATGCGCTTGTCGCTGGCGTGGCGCCGCCGGTCCTCAAACAGGTCCTTGATGGCCGTCACGCCCATCACGAACAGCACCGGGATCATGGCCACCTCCTTGCCGAAGGCGTTGATGGCGGGCACCCAGTTGAGCAGTACGATGGCGATGAAGTAGAGGTTGGCCACGCGGTGGAACTGCTCCAGCAGGTTCTTGGGCAGGAACGACAGCAGCGTGTACTTGGTGGTGCGGATGCGGTTGTCGGGTCGGCGGCCATTGGGGTGCGCCTTGGCGGGGGTGCGTGGCGGCACCAGGTGGTTCGGCACCACCGTCTGGAAGTGCGGCTCCTCGACGGCCGGTGGCGCCCGGCGCAGGAGTAGCGCCCGCAGCTGGCGCCACAGCGTGGGTCCACCCGCCGGCCTCAGCGTGTAGATGGACTCCGAGCGGGACGCCTGGCGCGAGTGTCCGCGCGCCCCGGGCTTCGCCCCGGCCGCCGCCCCCTCCTCGGGCTCCTTGTGGCCCGGCGGCAGAATAAAGTCTGTGCGCGAGCCAACACGGCTATGCCCCCGCAGGGCACCGCTGTCTGCGATCTGACCCTGCGAGAGGGCACGCTGGTGGCCGCTCGGGAGTGGGGCCGCGGGGCGTGGGGCGCTGCCCGGGGAAGCACCCACCCCACCGTGGCTCGCACTGCGGGCATGCCCCTTGAGGATAGAGGCGGGCCCTGGCGCTCGAGGCTGCGAGTTGGGGAACAAGTACGTGGCACACTTGGAACTGTCTGGCTGCTGCGCGCTGATCTCTCCACTTCCGGCTGATGACATGCTGGCGCATCTGCGAACATAGGGTTTTCCGTAAACTTGCGCCAACAAACACTTCCATTTGATATCAATATTGCGTTGAGACTTTATAACCTGGTCAACTCAAAACACATACGTGGCACGAATTTCACCGAGTGACACATGATTTACTCACTTTTTTCTTCATACCTTAAACTTCGAAACGTCAAGCCCAATACGCATTTAACGAAAACACGCacttaaaattacatatacaaaacaAGACGATGTAACTCAACATAACTCAATTCACATtgacacgcacgcacacgtattCAACTGCAAGTTTACATCTGACACTGCCAACTGATTAAATAAGCTGGCCAACAAAATAAACCAAAATGTCTTCACACTAGAAATcaaattttttctatattttagattgtttattaaaaaaaagtatataggCTGGACTCAAACCAttggtaaatttatgtttttccgTCAACCAACCAACCATTCTAGTgatctactttttattttttatttatttattttttttttttacttattcaaAATGCATGTTAAGATTTTCAATTATATTATTATTCATGTGTTTATAAACAATTATATCTTGTAATTTCGTACTTATCAAGAACGTAGTACGAACTATAGAACTGAAGTAAGTTCGTAATACTATTCAGTTACATTGTAATATTTGATAATACTTATATTTCTGTCACCGCAAGTGATATAAAAGGTCTGTCTGAATAGGAAGGGATGTTTGCgtgtatatataaaatgaatatgAGTATTTACATCatcactaatttaaaaaaaaagtatattttgatCTCTTAACTAATTTAaagaaattgtaaaataattatcaCTTAATAATTTATCacgattaaaatatttaatataaataaacattcaaacTAGTAGAAAACgtatttactgaaaaaaaaagttcaaacccATTTTAGAGGCCAAAAAGATGTCCATTGTAATTGCATTGGTACTGTACACAAGGGCAATTGTATGCGGGTTTTTCAAGTAAACCAGAAAGTACAATAGCCCGTCAACTAAACTatgattttactttgttaaaaGATTGATCTCAGgactaaaaatttattatttccttCTCAATAAAGTAGAAATTCTAGTAGTGTTGTCATATATTGACATTGCTAGAGATATGTATACTATGacctaaatttattttactttacacTAAAATCCTGGAACTATACGCAGAACCATTTTAAGTGTTatcagcaaagaaaaaaaaattctgaggcCCCTTCAGTACTGCTAATAAACAATCAGTACTAGCCACATCAAAAGCAATTATatgtttattacaaaataaaaacacattagcaaaatattaaaaaaatactgccgTAAATTATTGtacttgttttttattttttgcgtgAAGGGTTACGCAAAAGTTGAAAAGTAAAAATTAGAAAAGCAAAtttattgtaatatatattttaaatatgtagccCTAGGAAATGTGGTAAGCGAGAAGTCTATTGGAACTGGCTCTATATGTACATCTTGCCTTTAATTTGTCATTAATAACATAAAACggtattttacaataataaaaattagatttaaaaaattattatttaaaaaataacaattattgtttGTATTGTACATGTTTTTCTCgaataattcaaacaaataaaaacaaattaactaAACTCAAAATTGTTACATTTTGTATGGTTCacttataagtgaatatttaATATGACGTAAGTTTTTAAAACCattaacttaataaataaaaaatattaagattaaaaaaaatattttgaaaataatatatatatctttctagtTTTAATCAATTTTGACCTAAATTGTTGTTAAAGGTTTCAACAGTTGGCTGCAAGATTGTGCAGCAATTTCACGTTAcctgttaaaaattgtttgacGTTTGTAGGGATTAATTTCATTTGGAGAAATGGATGAAGAATACGACGCCATCGTCCTTGGAACAGGACTTAAAGAATGCATTTTGAGCGGTATGTTATCTGTTTCTGGTAAGAAAGTCCTTCATGTTGATCGTAACAAGTATTACGGTGGCGAGTCGGCCTCCATCACTCCGCTGGAGGAACTTTTTACACGTTTTGGTGCGCCACCTCCCGATGAGACGTATGGGAGAGGCAGGGACTGGAACGTGGATCTGATCCCTAAGTTTTTAATGGCAAATGGTTCTCTCGTGAAGTTATTGATCCACACTGGTGTAACCAGGTACCTTGAATTCAAGTCTGTTGAGGGGAGCTATGTGTATAAAGGTGGGAAGATTTCGAAGGTCCCAGTGGATCAAAAGGAAGCTCTTGCTTCTGATTTAATGGGAATGTTCGAGAAGCGAAGGTTtcgcaattttttaatttacgtgCAGGATGTAAGAGAAGATGATCCTAAAAGTTGGAAGGATATGGATCCCAACATCTTGACGATGCAGCAGATTTATGATAAATTTGGTTTGGATAAAAACACCCAAGATTTTACTGGCCATGCTTTGGCACTTTACCGTGATGACGAGTACTTGAATGACAAGGCTCTGCAGACCATCAGGAGAATAAAGCTGTACAGCGACTCGCTGGCCCGTTACGGCAAGTCGCCGTACCTGTACCCCATGTACGGGCTGGGCGAGCTGCCCCAGGGCTTCGCCCGGCTGAGCGCCATCTACGGTGGCACCTACATGTTGGATAAGCCCATAGACGGGCTGGTGTTGGAGGAAGGCCGGGTGGTTGGGGTGAGGTCCGGAGACGAGGTGGCTCGCTGCAAGCAAGTGTACTGCGACCCCAGCTATGTCCCGGAGCGTGTCAAGAAGACGGGCAAGGTTGTGCGCTGCATCTGCCTGATGGACCACCCTGTCCCGGGCACACGCGATGCGCTCTCCACTCAGATCATCATCCCGCAGAAGCAGGTGGGGCGCCGCTCGGACATCTACGTGTCGCTCGTGAGCTACACGCACCAGGTGTCCGCGCAGGGCTGGTTCATCGCCATGGTGTCCACCACGGTCGAGACGGACAACCCCGAGATGGAGATCAAGCCAGGTCTGGACCTGCTGGGGCCGGTGCGCCAGAAGTTCGTGGTGGTGAGCGACTTCTTCGAGCCGACAGACGACGGCACCGCCTCCCAGATCTTCATCTCCAAGTCGTTCGACGCAACGACCCACTTCGAGACCACCTGCGACGACGTGCTCGACATCTTCCGGCGGGGCACGGGCGAGGACTTTGACTTTTCCAAAGTGAAGCACGACCTCGGCGACGAGGAGCAGTAGGTGGTTCGTGCTCGCTCACTTCTGCATGAGTACCTAT comes from Bacillus rossius redtenbacheri isolate Brsri chromosome 18, Brsri_v3, whole genome shotgun sequence and encodes:
- the LOC134541463 gene encoding rab GDP dissociation inhibitor alpha, with translation MDEEYDAIVLGTGLKECILSGMLSVSGKKVLHVDRNKYYGGESASITPLEELFTRFGAPPPDETYGRGRDWNVDLIPKFLMANGSLVKLLIHTGVTRYLEFKSVEGSYVYKGGKISKVPVDQKEALASDLMGMFEKRRFRNFLIYVQDVREDDPKSWKDMDPNILTMQQIYDKFGLDKNTQDFTGHALALYRDDEYLNDKALQTIRRIKLYSDSLARYGKSPYLYPMYGLGELPQGFARLSAIYGGTYMLDKPIDGLVLEEGRVVGVRSGDEVARCKQVYCDPSYVPERVKKTGKVVRCICLMDHPVPGTRDALSTQIIIPQKQVGRRSDIYVSLVSYTHQVSAQGWFIAMVSTTVETDNPEMEIKPGLDLLGPVRQKFVVVSDFFEPTDDGTASQIFISKSFDATTHFETTCDDVLDIFRRGTGEDFDFSKVKHDLGDEEQ